ATAACCTCTGGTTCCCACAACATGTGATGTGTAATAAGAACAAGAGCTTGTTACTTCTCTATCTGATTCTTTAGCCAGAGTGAAATTCGCTATCTTGGCCCTTAGATCTTTATTTAGCAATATATTGTCAGTGTTTATGGCCTTGTGAACATAGCAAGGATCTGTGAAGTTATGAAGATACTCAAGTCCATTTGCAATATCCACAGCAATCCGAATCCTCTTTCTCCAACATTGGTGTTCTGTGGTTCTGTTTCTTCTCCCAAGCCATTCTCTCAAACAACCATTTTCCATGTACTCAAAAACAAGATAGAAGGATCCATCTTTTTCACAGTAACCTTCCAGCTTTATCAGGTTGAAGTGATTGATCCTTCCTAACAAATTCACTTCCTTAGAGGCACCCAAATTCATCTTCTTGATCGCCATGATTTCCTTCTCCTTACCAAATACCCCACGGTAGACAGAGCCTTTGATTCTGTTGCTTGCACTGAAATTCTCAGttgcttctttaatttcatcaaACTTGTACACTTTGGAAAGAAGCTCAATGCTTGCTAACCCTTCACGTATTTGTTCTGCAAACACTTGCTTTGTTCTGCCTTTTCTATCTCCCCTGAAGAAAATTTCTAATCTCTTTCTACGCACAAACACTAGGGATACAACGACAAACAGAAAAAACAAGAAGCTCGAAGAGGAAGTAAGAGCAACtatgattctttttctttttgtctttgtCTTATCATTTCTTACAGTGTAAAGAGTAGTTGGAGAAGGTGGTTGACCATTTTGAACTTTGGTTATTGTGCTGTTGGGTTCACTTGTTAAAGGAATCAGGACAGTTGTGAATGGATAGAGCATTTCATTTTCTGAGGAGAAACCATTGGCATCAACCATACTACTTGCGTTGACATGGAACCGTGTTGCGATATTAGAGATGTTATCACCCCAATTAACCGAGTAGGTCAGCAAATACTTGGTGCCGCTGACGGCT
This sequence is a window from Arachis duranensis cultivar V14167 chromosome 2, aradu.V14167.gnm2.J7QH, whole genome shotgun sequence. Protein-coding genes within it:
- the LOC107460308 gene encoding lysM domain receptor-like kinase 4; translation: MDNTIVLFTLSFLLVSSNGIMSQQNYSGNSVLNCNNNDAEGPSSDFLYTCNGFQKSCLAFLIFKSQTPHNTIATISNLTSSNPEDLARFNNATHSTLFRTGKEVIVPLNCSCPTTEHDDDYDEYYQAQTTYVLPKDPTYFTAANDTFQGLTTCDSLQRYNPYGVLDLHPGMVLHVPLRCACPTARQAVSGTKYLLTYSVNWGDNISNIATRFHVNASSMVDANGFSSENEMLYPFTTVLIPLTSEPNSTITKVQNGQPPSPTTLYTVRNDKTKTKRKRIIVALTSSSSFLFFLFVVVSLVFVRRKRLEIFFRGDRKGRTKQVFAEQIREGLASIELLSKVYKFDEIKEATENFSASNRIKGSVYRGVFGKEKEIMAIKKMNLGASKEVNLLGRINHFNLIKLEGYCEKDGSFYLVFEYMENGCLREWLGRRNRTTEHQCWRKRIRIAVDIANGLEYLHNFTDPCYVHKAINTDNILLNKDLRAKIANFTLAKESDREVTSSCSYYTSHVVGTRGYMAPEYLDSGRVTSKMDVYAFGVVLLELITGKDSIIVQDDGSETMLSSIILNLIDKDDAEEKLSLFIDPSLVGNSEKVYAIQLVKLSLACLVEEPSRRPNMAEVVSSLLRIYTEIEIRTSPCRINDSGSTER